The Pseudomonadota bacterium genome contains a region encoding:
- a CDS encoding DUF4434 domain-containing protein has product MMQGIKRNSFLFLLGLILAHSIFGSISSGMEVSVRGQQNPAPGIFIQPNNQMAAWPEKQWQLEFQRMQDLGFKVLIVQWCRDKDIFYYPLPPDSDDNRPGQVAIPHRNMLGTIKRFAEQFGMEFYLGLYHEASFWEQIKQKPELLEGYLLSLGERNFEVAKALLPLVKDSPGFKGFYIPQEVDDLTWMDKDKARRLSLFLSRLTERLKRLQPDADVLISTFFRGRSSPGSFAEMWQMILSRTRIDVLLVQDGVGSGEVSLHFLERYLVELRKRLPEGKNRLWGVVEAFDVITDEKQEFVAGSAPMARVQQQMSTADPLVDKLVFFSLKYFIPSAEVPGSRELSTDYLKRREVR; this is encoded by the coding sequence ATGATGCAAGGTATTAAACGTAATTCCTTTCTGTTTCTCCTTGGTTTGATCCTGGCGCATTCCATTTTTGGGAGTATTTCTTCCGGGATGGAAGTATCCGTTCGTGGACAACAAAATCCTGCCCCCGGAATCTTTATCCAGCCCAATAATCAGATGGCTGCCTGGCCTGAGAAACAATGGCAGCTTGAGTTCCAACGCATGCAGGACCTTGGCTTCAAGGTGTTAATTGTGCAATGGTGCCGCGATAAAGATATTTTCTATTACCCCTTGCCGCCGGATTCAGATGACAATCGTCCCGGACAGGTCGCCATCCCTCACAGGAATATGCTCGGCACGATTAAACGTTTTGCCGAGCAGTTCGGCATGGAGTTCTATCTTGGGCTCTATCATGAAGCGTCTTTCTGGGAGCAAATCAAACAAAAACCGGAACTCCTTGAAGGCTATCTGCTCAGCTTGGGAGAGCGAAATTTTGAGGTGGCTAAGGCATTGTTGCCACTGGTGAAGGATTCTCCAGGTTTTAAAGGTTTTTACATTCCTCAGGAGGTCGATGATCTCACCTGGATGGATAAAGATAAGGCCCGACGTTTGAGCTTGTTCCTTTCCCGTTTGACCGAGCGGTTGAAAAGATTGCAACCTGATGCGGATGTTTTAATCAGTACTTTTTTCCGGGGCCGCTCTTCTCCGGGATCTTTTGCCGAAATGTGGCAGATGATTTTATCCCGGACCAGGATAGATGTACTTCTTGTTCAGGATGGAGTGGGAAGTGGAGAGGTGTCACTGCATTTTCTTGAGCGATACCTGGTGGAGTTGCGGAAACGATTACCAGAAGGGAAAAACCGGTTATGGGGTGTGGTAGAGGCCTTTGATGTGATCACCGATGAAAAGCAGGAGTTTGTTGCCGGCAGCGCCCCTATGGCAAGAGTCCAGCAACAAATGTCCACAGCAGATCCCTTAGTGGACAAACTTGTCTTCTTTTCTCTTAAGTACTTTATCCCTTCCGCAGAGGTTCCCGGTTCCAGGGAATTATCCACTGATTATTTGAAACGGAGAGAAGTCCGTTAA
- the wecB gene encoding UDP-N-acetylglucosamine 2-epimerase (non-hydrolyzing), producing the protein MTQQTRIVTIFGTRPEVIKLFPVIKELQARENCVGLTLATGQQRDMQAQIVNSLGISLDMDLDVMQESQTLPDLTGRLIRALAPALEQLKPDMVLVQGDTTSACMGALAAFYLKIPVGHVEAGLRTHDKFLPFPEEINRQLVTPLADLHFAPATKAYNDLRKENVPENQIVITGNTVVDSLQIISDGIDKGRYKASHEVAKILKTVDNRRLILVTGHRRESFGHGFSNICKALREIAREIPDACLVYPVHLNPNVWKPVHELIGDLDNILLVSPLDYLSFVALLKNAYLVLTDSGGIQEEATVLGKPTLIMRDVTERPEAVESGVAKLVGTDAQTIINEALDILKNQERYNKMAVPSKVFGDGRAAKLIVDGCLEFLRNKASRP; encoded by the coding sequence ATGACTCAACAAACCAGAATAGTGACCATCTTTGGAACCAGGCCCGAAGTTATCAAACTCTTTCCGGTCATCAAAGAATTGCAGGCCAGGGAAAATTGTGTCGGCCTCACCCTTGCCACCGGCCAGCAGCGAGACATGCAGGCCCAGATCGTCAACTCTCTGGGTATCAGCCTGGACATGGATCTTGATGTGATGCAGGAAAGCCAGACCTTGCCGGACCTGACCGGCCGCCTGATACGTGCACTTGCCCCAGCTCTCGAACAACTCAAGCCGGACATGGTTCTTGTCCAGGGCGACACCACCTCTGCATGCATGGGGGCCCTTGCCGCTTTTTATCTGAAAATCCCTGTAGGTCATGTCGAGGCAGGCCTCCGGACCCACGATAAATTCCTGCCGTTTCCTGAAGAAATCAACCGGCAGCTCGTCACCCCTCTGGCGGATCTGCATTTTGCCCCGGCAACAAAAGCCTACAACGATCTCCGCAAGGAAAATGTCCCGGAAAATCAAATTGTAATCACCGGAAACACGGTTGTTGACAGCCTGCAGATCATTTCAGATGGCATTGACAAGGGTCGATACAAAGCTTCACACGAGGTTGCAAAAATCCTGAAAACAGTTGACAACAGACGTCTCATCCTGGTCACAGGTCACCGCCGCGAAAGCTTTGGGCACGGTTTTTCAAACATCTGCAAAGCCCTGCGGGAAATCGCCAGAGAGATACCTGACGCCTGCCTTGTCTACCCTGTGCATCTGAATCCCAATGTATGGAAACCGGTGCACGAATTAATCGGTGACCTGGACAATATCCTTCTGGTTTCACCCTTGGATTACCTCTCCTTTGTCGCTCTTTTAAAAAATGCCTACTTAGTGCTCACCGATTCTGGCGGCATCCAGGAGGAGGCAACTGTTCTCGGCAAACCAACATTAATCATGCGGGATGTTACGGAAAGACCCGAAGCGGTGGAAAGCGGGGTTGCCAAACTGGTCGGCACGGACGCCCAAACAATTATCAATGAGGCCCTTGATATCCTGAAAAACCAGGAACGATACAACAAAATGGCAGTACCGAGTAAGGTGTTCGGAGATGGCAGGGCGGCAAAACTGATTGTTGACGGCTGCCTGGAATTTCTGAGAAACAAAGCCAGCCGACCTTAA
- a CDS encoding arsenate reductase ArsC has product MKKCILFLCTGNSCRSQMAEGWARHLHGGSFDIYSAGIQKHGMNPLAVRVMAEAGVDISEQQSKLIDELPVKDFDLVITVCANAHESCPVFSGKAKIVHHGFDDPPKLAQTAQSEDEAITHYRRVRNEIRDYIKDLHELI; this is encoded by the coding sequence ATGAAAAAGTGTATCCTCTTTCTCTGCACCGGGAATTCCTGCCGTAGTCAGATGGCTGAAGGCTGGGCCAGACATCTGCACGGCGGAAGTTTTGATATTTATTCCGCAGGGATTCAAAAACATGGAATGAATCCTTTAGCCGTCCGAGTGATGGCCGAGGCAGGCGTGGATATCTCAGAACAACAATCCAAGCTGATCGACGAGTTGCCTGTTAAGGATTTTGATCTGGTGATCACGGTTTGCGCCAATGCCCATGAAAGCTGCCCGGTCTTTTCCGGAAAGGCAAAAATTGTGCATCATGGTTTTGACGACCCGCCGAAACTTGCCCAGACTGCTCAATCCGAAGATGAAGCGATAACTCACTACCGCCGCGTCCGTAACGAGATAAGGGATTACATAAAAGACCTGCACGAGCTTATATAG
- a CDS encoding MarR family winged helix-turn-helix transcriptional regulator, with the protein MNDKQDQDLRLTGYQTNKLQELLAEMHDCCKERIFYQAHSFDLLVSELKTILLFEDRKYLTCIEIANRLEVAKSRATVIIDGLVNKVLVARAADPNDARVKLISLTATGLKKMLEIDEFIFEIHFKLLNKIDPSQRAGVISAIETLRTAMESMRETYRQ; encoded by the coding sequence ATGAACGATAAACAAGATCAGGATCTTCGTCTGACCGGTTACCAGACCAACAAACTCCAAGAACTCCTTGCGGAAATGCATGACTGCTGCAAGGAGAGAATTTTTTATCAGGCCCATTCATTTGATCTGCTGGTTTCAGAACTTAAAACCATTCTCCTTTTTGAGGACCGGAAATACCTTACCTGTATCGAAATAGCCAACCGCCTCGAAGTTGCTAAAAGCCGGGCCACGGTTATCATTGACGGCCTTGTGAATAAAGTACTCGTCGCCCGTGCAGCCGACCCCAATGACGCCCGGGTAAAACTTATCAGCTTGACCGCCACGGGCCTTAAAAAAATGCTGGAAATTGACGAGTTCATCTTTGAGATTCACTTCAAGCTGCTAAACAAGATTGATCCGAGCCAGCGCGCCGGAGTAATATCAGCCATTGAGACATTGCGGACCGCCATGGAGTCCATGCGGGAAACGTATCGTCAATAA
- the queC gene encoding 7-cyano-7-deazaguanine synthase QueC, whose amino-acid sequence MPDNYDTPPKAVVLLSGGLDSTTVLAIADSLGYCCYCLSFSYGQRQAVELERAREVAHTYRCKKHLILQLDLDKIGGSALTGDIEVPKGRATEEMQKAIPVTYVPGRNIIFLSHAVAWAEVVGANHIFIGVNVQDYSGYPDCRPEFLDAFTAMVNLGTRAGTEKGQPFTVHAPLMKLTKKEIILKGISLGVDYFKTHSCYDPDKSGLACGACDACLLRLKGFEQAGLRDPLEYSGQDCGPEGTTE is encoded by the coding sequence ATGCCTGATAATTATGATACTCCTCCTAAGGCTGTGGTGCTTTTAAGCGGCGGACTAGACTCAACCACCGTCCTTGCCATTGCCGACTCCCTTGGCTATTGTTGTTATTGCTTAAGTTTTTCCTATGGGCAGCGCCAGGCTGTTGAGCTTGAGCGAGCCAGGGAGGTTGCACATACTTATCGCTGCAAAAAACACTTAATCCTGCAACTTGATCTTGATAAGATCGGCGGCTCGGCCCTCACAGGTGATATCGAGGTCCCCAAGGGAAGGGCAACCGAAGAAATGCAAAAGGCAATTCCGGTGACGTATGTGCCGGGGAGAAATATAATATTTCTTTCGCATGCCGTCGCCTGGGCAGAGGTGGTGGGCGCTAACCATATATTTATAGGCGTAAATGTACAGGACTACAGCGGCTATCCTGACTGCCGGCCTGAATTTCTTGATGCCTTCACCGCCATGGTCAATCTCGGCACCCGGGCTGGAACCGAAAAGGGGCAACCTTTTACTGTCCACGCACCGCTGATGAAGCTGACCAAAAAGGAAATTATTCTTAAAGGGATTTCATTGGGGGTTGATTATTTTAAGACCCATAGCTGTTATGATCCGGACAAGTCCGGTTTGGCTTGCGGGGCATGTGACGCCTGCCTGCTGCGCCTGAAAGGATTTGAACAGGCAGGGCTCAGAGATCCATTAGAATATTCGGGCCAAGACTGCGGACCTGAGGGAACTACAGAATAA
- the nagZ gene encoding beta-N-acetylhexosaminidase: protein MAGLPGKDLDPSTLRLICEKGINNFIIFKRNVQTPAQLTGLCRDIVWACRENDLQSPIISIDQEGGSVARLPPPFSQFAGARKLSESHNPENAVSDYARICAQELKNVGITMNLAPVLDVCPKDRGFFMEDRVYGSTYQEVVELGCSVIRVMQEQGIAACGKHFPGLGRAVLDPHERLPVVESSLEILEKEDFIPFVEAVSAGVAAIMTSHTIYTGLDHQYPATMSEKILTGLLRNTMKFDGVIITDDLEMGAIETNGLVSDASVKAFKAGADLLLICHDHNKVERAYDAMHAKISKGEITDARLQASLKRIQGLSDRFAKDCAT, encoded by the coding sequence ATGGCCGGTTTGCCGGGAAAGGACCTGGACCCTTCAACGCTGCGGCTGATTTGTGAAAAAGGGATAAATAATTTTATAATCTTTAAAAGGAATGTTCAAACCCCGGCGCAGTTAACAGGCCTTTGCAGAGATATTGTCTGGGCCTGCAGGGAAAATGATCTGCAGTCGCCTATTATTTCAATTGATCAGGAGGGCGGATCTGTTGCCAGATTGCCTCCTCCTTTTTCTCAGTTTGCCGGTGCACGAAAACTGTCTGAGTCTCACAACCCCGAAAATGCAGTATCGGATTACGCCCGGATTTGCGCGCAGGAACTCAAAAATGTCGGTATTACCATGAACCTGGCGCCGGTACTTGATGTGTGTCCCAAAGACCGGGGTTTTTTTATGGAAGACCGGGTGTACGGCAGCACATATCAAGAAGTTGTGGAGCTGGGATGTTCGGTAATCCGGGTAATGCAGGAACAAGGGATTGCTGCCTGCGGCAAACATTTCCCCGGGCTTGGGAGAGCGGTGCTTGATCCCCACGAACGATTGCCTGTGGTGGAATCATCATTGGAGATCCTCGAAAAAGAGGATTTTATTCCTTTTGTCGAGGCTGTTTCTGCAGGGGTTGCAGCGATCATGACCTCTCATACGATTTATACCGGTTTGGATCACCAATATCCGGCAACAATGTCAGAAAAGATTTTAACCGGGCTTCTCAGGAATACAATGAAGTTTGACGGGGTCATCATCACCGATGACCTTGAAATGGGTGCGATTGAAACCAACGGTTTGGTCAGTGATGCCAGTGTCAAGGCGTTTAAGGCCGGCGCAGATCTTCTGCTGATCTGCCATGATCATAATAAGGTTGAGCGGGCCTATGATGCAATGCATGCAAAAATTTCTAAAGGGGAGATTACTGATGCAAGGCTTCAGGCATCGCTCAAGAGAATTCAAGGCCTCAGTGACAGGTTTGCGAAAGATTGCGCAACTTAG
- a CDS encoding cold shock domain-containing protein — translation MEVQVEARNLEIRKSWQEKIEDEKERLNRHHPGLVHNLRITIEETTHHKTGGFELRIVASVPSDTVVVKRKGEAVRPLLVEAFDTLGLQLKEFQRKRRQTSKAPEVGRSLSGEGVIKSLFAYEAYGFIATPEGQEVYFHENSLKDSAMDQLSVGDVVKFGEGEGDKGPCAAWVKAVK, via the coding sequence ATGGAAGTTCAGGTTGAAGCTCGGAATTTGGAAATACGAAAATCGTGGCAGGAAAAAATCGAAGACGAGAAAGAGAGATTGAATCGGCATCATCCCGGATTGGTTCACAACCTACGTATTACCATTGAGGAAACAACCCATCACAAGACCGGCGGTTTCGAGCTGCGAATTGTTGCTTCAGTCCCCAGTGATACCGTTGTCGTGAAACGAAAAGGGGAGGCGGTTCGACCACTTCTGGTTGAAGCCTTTGATACATTGGGTCTGCAGTTGAAGGAATTTCAAAGAAAACGGCGGCAGACAAGCAAGGCTCCGGAGGTTGGACGTTCATTGAGTGGTGAAGGGGTAATCAAGAGTCTTTTTGCCTATGAAGCCTATGGATTTATCGCTACCCCGGAAGGGCAGGAAGTCTATTTTCATGAAAATTCTTTGAAGGATTCGGCCATGGATCAATTGTCGGTGGGCGATGTCGTGAAATTCGGTGAAGGCGAGGGTGATAAAGGCCCATGCGCTGCCTGGGTGAAAGCAGTAAAATAA